A genomic segment from uncultured Marinifilum sp. encodes:
- a CDS encoding serine hydrolase, whose protein sequence is MTRLYLFVVLICFSSLSLNAQKHSLKNCNSHSNKILLHTKTADVIIQNVKKIADSICVLENRDELIPIQNLEQNKIISISISNDTTQVVSPFQQMLKNYTKINCYQFHIDSLNQKKDLINSSLNLGDIVIMSIRNISDTKINIVDKFIANASKSNTIILALFNSSNAEILRTGNNNLSSLLFSKTSTKQVQKTAAQIIFGGISSKGILDHELGNYSIKSGIKTKGEIRFQYTSPELAGVDSETLYKKIDSVANVGLLFNAFPGCQILVAKNRKIIYHECFGYHTYNKLLPVLPNDIYDLASVTKITGPLPAIMKFVDNGKINMDKKFSLYWKDFKRTDKEDIIFRDILAHQSQLKPWIAFWKNTVDTSNQFKKRTYSYRQSRKYSIEVAPQMFLNKNYKKKIYKAIKTSELLPEKHYKYSGLSFYLFPKIIENLSNKTYDNFIKEEFYQPLGAYTLDFNAYKHFDANRIIPTEYDNAFRNTLLHGYVDDEGCAMMGGISGNAGLFSTANDLAKFIQMYLQMGEYGGRRYISEKTMREFTKTQFPENNNRRGLGFDKPLFGNDTLSIRDCYPAYGASKESFGHSGFTGTFVWADPKEQLIYIFLSNRVHPTRKSRGIYTKNIRTAIHQGIYDAIKAFKEKNSIEN, encoded by the coding sequence ATGACACGTCTATATTTATTTGTAGTATTAATATGCTTCAGTTCTTTAAGCTTAAACGCACAAAAACATTCTCTTAAAAACTGTAATTCTCATTCAAATAAAATATTACTTCACACAAAAACAGCAGATGTAATAATTCAAAATGTTAAAAAAATAGCTGATTCAATATGTGTTTTGGAAAATAGAGATGAGCTAATTCCAATTCAAAATTTAGAACAGAATAAAATAATTTCTATTTCTATCAGTAATGACACTACTCAAGTAGTTTCACCTTTTCAGCAAATGCTGAAAAATTACACAAAAATTAACTGTTACCAGTTTCATATTGACTCTTTGAATCAAAAAAAGGATTTAATTAATTCGAGTTTAAATTTAGGAGATATAGTAATTATGAGTATTCGAAACATTTCAGATACTAAAATAAATATTGTTGATAAATTCATTGCAAATGCATCCAAGTCAAATACTATAATTTTAGCTTTGTTTAATTCTTCGAATGCTGAGATTTTAAGAACAGGTAATAATAATTTATCGTCTCTACTTTTTTCAAAAACTTCTACCAAACAAGTACAAAAAACAGCAGCTCAAATTATCTTTGGTGGAATTTCATCAAAAGGAATTCTTGATCACGAACTTGGCAATTATTCCATTAAATCGGGCATAAAAACAAAAGGAGAAATCAGATTTCAATACACATCTCCAGAATTAGCAGGCGTGGATTCTGAAACCTTATATAAAAAGATCGATTCAGTTGCTAATGTTGGTCTGCTGTTTAATGCATTTCCGGGCTGTCAGATATTGGTAGCTAAAAATCGAAAAATTATTTACCATGAATGTTTCGGTTATCACACATATAACAAACTATTGCCTGTACTACCTAATGATATTTACGATCTGGCTTCGGTTACCAAGATAACAGGCCCCTTACCTGCTATTATGAAATTTGTTGATAATGGTAAAATTAATATGGATAAAAAATTCTCACTCTATTGGAAAGATTTTAAAAGAACTGATAAAGAAGACATCATTTTTAGAGATATATTGGCTCACCAATCACAGCTAAAACCATGGATCGCATTTTGGAAAAATACAGTTGATACTTCCAATCAATTTAAAAAGAGAACTTATAGTTATAGGCAATCTCGAAAATATTCAATTGAAGTAGCTCCGCAGATGTTTCTTAACAAGAATTACAAAAAGAAAATCTATAAGGCTATTAAAACATCTGAATTACTGCCTGAAAAACACTACAAATATTCCGGTTTGTCTTTTTACTTATTCCCTAAAATAATAGAAAACCTATCAAACAAAACCTATGATAATTTTATTAAAGAGGAATTTTACCAACCTCTAGGAGCATATACTTTAGATTTTAATGCCTACAAACATTTTGATGCCAACAGAATAATACCTACCGAATATGATAATGCATTCAGAAATACATTACTTCATGGCTATGTAGATGATGAAGGCTGTGCAATGATGGGTGGAATATCGGGTAATGCAGGCTTATTTTCAACAGCAAACGACTTAGCGAAATTTATTCAGATGTATTTACAAATGGGAGAATATGGAGGAAGAAGATATATATCTGAGAAAACAATGAGAGAGTTTACTAAAACACAATTTCCTGAAAACAATAATAGAAGAGGCTTAGGTTTTGATAAACCCTTATTTGGAAATGATACTTTATCGATTCGAGATTGCTACCCTGCTTATGGTGCTAGTAAAGAAAGTTTCGGTCACTCTGGCTTTACAGGAACATTCGTTTGGGCAGATCCAAAGGAACAATTGATTTATATTTTTCTTTCAAATAGAGTGCATCCAACCAGAAAAAGCAGAGGAATATATACGAAAAATATCAGAACAGCTATACACCAGGGAATTTATGATGCAATAAAAGCATTTAAGGAAAAGAATTCTATCGAAAACTAA
- a CDS encoding ATP-binding protein yields MKRFINCFILLLLTNTLVAQINKDSILTAISTSELSDTIEIFNGYQLAADYIGRDIDFAEKLIDTVIYKCHQSRNTRFLLSSQLRKADIYRYKMQHDECLTLIDSILANKKLQNYQFIKTWALSLKGNILSDMNKNGEAIQTLYEAIRISEVEKDSSLTSYLHSSLGNNFIEQKEYHKAINNYLIALRYTTKDDYKNLGLRYYHIGSTHQRLENIDSALYYYKLTENEYSKINYPSGMAGIANNIGKLHFKNKNYKKAILQMEKALSYDKKVGSIYYVIKDYLNLAKFHKADENIKKANYYLNLCIELSEKTKNKQTLYESYKILSEINHQQNNNKLAYNHLLKSIEYKDSLDQDKNIRIVKEVEEKYQNEKKEAENERLLLEQEKNNQIIRLQKWFAIILSLVLFVVVIFLIIIYKERQRKIKTNKALFKTNEQLDLANKTKDKFFKIISHDLKSPFNAILGFSNILKSEFSSLNKKEKIEMIYEIDKSSQLAYNLLDNLLTWARTQTGGIKIQKEPLVLKDLAETCSQLYGQSAKAKNIDIVLSIPAHIRLTIDKNTSMIFIGNLINNAIKFTPEGGLISINAYEEKEFVHIHIIDTGVGMPPEVLAKLFTIGENTSTRGTNNEKGTGLGLILCKEFVEKNGGDIKVNSKVGMGSDFTISFSKHNA; encoded by the coding sequence ATGAAAAGATTTATAAATTGTTTCATATTATTGTTGTTAACAAACACACTAGTAGCTCAAATCAATAAAGATTCTATTCTTACAGCAATTAGCACTAGCGAGTTAAGTGATACAATCGAAATATTTAATGGTTATCAATTAGCAGCAGATTACATTGGTCGGGACATTGATTTCGCGGAGAAACTTATCGATACTGTAATTTATAAATGCCATCAAAGTAGGAACACTCGTTTTCTATTGAGTTCTCAATTACGTAAGGCTGATATTTATCGTTATAAAATGCAACATGACGAATGCTTGACTTTAATAGACTCAATACTAGCAAATAAGAAATTGCAAAATTACCAATTTATTAAAACTTGGGCTTTATCCTTAAAAGGAAATATTTTATCTGATATGAACAAAAATGGAGAAGCTATACAAACGCTTTATGAAGCCATTAGAATATCTGAAGTAGAAAAAGATTCTTCACTTACATCCTATTTACATTCTTCTTTAGGAAATAATTTTATTGAACAAAAAGAGTATCATAAAGCAATTAACAACTATTTAATTGCTTTAAGATATACGACAAAAGATGATTACAAGAATCTAGGCCTAAGATATTATCATATAGGCTCAACTCATCAACGTCTTGAAAATATAGATTCAGCTTTATATTATTACAAATTAACTGAAAACGAATACAGCAAAATAAATTATCCTTCGGGCATGGCAGGCATTGCCAATAATATTGGAAAGTTGCATTTTAAAAATAAGAACTATAAAAAAGCCATACTCCAAATGGAAAAAGCTTTAAGCTATGACAAGAAGGTTGGTTCTATATATTACGTTATCAAAGATTACCTTAATCTAGCAAAGTTCCACAAAGCAGATGAAAATATAAAAAAAGCAAACTACTATTTAAACTTATGTATTGAACTTTCAGAAAAAACCAAAAATAAACAAACCCTTTACGAGAGCTATAAAATACTATCCGAAATTAACCACCAACAAAACAATAACAAACTTGCTTATAATCACTTATTAAAAAGTATTGAATACAAAGACAGTTTAGATCAGGACAAGAATATTCGTATAGTAAAGGAAGTTGAAGAAAAATACCAGAACGAAAAAAAAGAAGCGGAAAACGAAAGGCTACTTCTTGAACAAGAAAAAAATAATCAAATAATACGATTACAAAAATGGTTTGCAATAATATTATCACTTGTGCTCTTTGTTGTCGTCATATTTTTGATAATTATCTACAAAGAACGCCAAAGAAAAATTAAAACAAACAAAGCACTTTTTAAAACAAATGAGCAATTGGATCTAGCAAATAAAACAAAAGACAAATTTTTTAAAATTATTTCCCACGATCTTAAATCTCCTTTTAATGCGATCTTAGGTTTTTCAAATATCTTAAAATCAGAATTTTCTTCACTTAACAAAAAAGAAAAGATTGAGATGATTTATGAAATAGACAAGTCTTCACAGCTTGCCTACAACTTACTGGACAATCTTCTAACTTGGGCTCGAACACAAACAGGAGGAATAAAAATACAAAAAGAACCTCTTGTATTGAAAGACCTAGCAGAAACCTGCTCCCAATTGTATGGACAAAGTGCTAAAGCGAAAAATATAGATATTGTTTTAAGCATACCAGCTCATATACGCCTCACAATTGATAAAAACACTTCCATGATTTTTATTGGTAATTTGATTAATAATGCAATAAAATTTACACCAGAAGGTGGTTTGATATCTATTAATGCTTATGAGGAAAAAGAATTTGTTCATATACATATTATTGATACCGGTGTTGGAATGCCACCCGAAGTACTAGCAAAGCTATTTACAATAGGAGAAAACACCTCTACTAGAGGCACAAATAATGAGAAAGGAACTGGCTTAGGTTTAATATTATGCAAAGAGTTTGTAGAAAAAAATGGAGGAGATATAAAAGTAAATAGTAAGGTTGGAATGGGAAGCGACTTTACAATATCTTTTTCTAAACATAATGCTTAA
- a CDS encoding transglutaminase-like domain-containing protein: MIEKTMGEGELLNPVNNVFDYTIRVKADVVPAGEIIRCWMPYPKENHARQQNVELISINSDDYIIAPDLLQQRSIYSEKIAEAGKETIFNVKFKTTSFAQVFYPEKMKVKKYDKTSKVYIENTKERAPQIVFSDRIKKLADEICGVETDPLKQVNLLYNWIDINIPWASALEYCTMQNIPEYVLDNMHGDCGMQTLLFMTMARYRGIPAKWQSGWMLHPGEINLHDWCEVYYEGIGWVPLDQSFEMQKSDDQYVRNFYKTGVDAHRLIVNDDFSRAFLPKKNWPRSEPIDFQRGELEWAGGNLYFTDWSYKMKVSYE; encoded by the coding sequence TTGATTGAGAAAACTATGGGAGAAGGTGAATTGCTAAATCCTGTAAATAATGTATTTGATTATACCATTAGAGTAAAGGCAGATGTTGTGCCAGCTGGTGAAATCATTCGTTGCTGGATGCCATATCCGAAAGAAAATCACGCAAGACAACAAAATGTAGAGCTGATTTCGATTAATTCCGATGATTATATCATTGCGCCGGATTTGTTACAACAAAGAAGTATTTACAGTGAGAAAATTGCCGAGGCAGGCAAAGAAACCATCTTCAATGTGAAGTTTAAAACCACTTCGTTTGCACAGGTATTCTATCCTGAGAAAATGAAGGTGAAGAAGTATGATAAAACTTCTAAAGTATACATTGAGAATACAAAGGAACGAGCTCCTCAAATTGTATTTTCCGATAGAATTAAAAAGCTGGCAGATGAAATTTGTGGTGTAGAGACTGATCCGCTAAAACAGGTTAATTTACTATACAATTGGATTGATATAAATATTCCCTGGGCCAGTGCCTTGGAATATTGCACGATGCAAAATATTCCTGAATATGTTTTGGATAACATGCATGGTGATTGTGGTATGCAAACTTTGCTGTTTATGACAATGGCGCGCTACAGAGGAATTCCGGCAAAGTGGCAATCGGGTTGGATGTTGCATCCCGGAGAAATAAATCTTCACGATTGGTGCGAGGTGTATTACGAAGGTATTGGTTGGGTTCCTCTTGATCAATCTTTTGAGATGCAGAAAAGTGATGATCAATACGTGCGTAATTTTTACAAAACAGGTGTCGATGCACATCGTTTGATTGTGAATGATGATTTCTCCAGAGCGTTTCTCCCTAAGAAAAACTGGCCAAGAAGCGAACCTATCGATTTTCAGCGTGGAGAGTTGGAATGGGCAGGTGGAAATCTGTATTTCACAGATTGGTCTTACAAAATGAAAGTAAGCTACGAATAA
- a CDS encoding C40 family peptidase: MRQILFILLFIMCLACSDDLELLQRVEKISNELKNKKAPDSREAIYKIKFYFEKNNKLVIRGETSLPDAKNALLKAVKELGVQCVDSVILLPDEKLGERNWALINLSVVNLRANPRHSAELVSQAIMGTPVKILKKENSWYLVQTPDKYIAWVDKAALNLRTKDEMDFWRNSNRVVFLPDFKLAKDKEGKQTVTDLVAGSILQIESKSKEFYNLILPDYRKIKVKKSYCVDFNKWKTTEIKNAVILTNTAREFMGRPYLWGGTSSKGVDCSGFVKSVYFMNGIILARDASLQFLHGQTILPSQGYADLREGDLVFFGRKATEVSSQKVTHVGMYMKDGEFIHSAGRVKINSFDPKADNFSNYRTVSWLGGRRVLNRIGEEGIVRVSNHPWY, encoded by the coding sequence ATGAGACAAATTTTATTTATACTACTTTTTATAATGTGTTTAGCTTGTTCTGATGATTTGGAATTGTTACAGCGGGTGGAGAAAATATCTAATGAGCTTAAAAATAAGAAGGCTCCTGATAGCAGAGAGGCTATATATAAAATAAAATTCTATTTCGAGAAAAATAATAAGTTAGTGATTAGGGGTGAAACTTCTCTGCCAGATGCAAAAAATGCTTTATTAAAGGCTGTTAAAGAGTTAGGAGTTCAGTGTGTAGATAGTGTAATCTTACTTCCTGATGAGAAGTTGGGAGAAAGAAATTGGGCTTTGATAAATCTAAGTGTTGTTAATTTAAGAGCAAATCCAAGGCATTCGGCAGAGTTAGTTTCTCAAGCAATTATGGGTACTCCCGTAAAAATCCTTAAGAAAGAAAATTCCTGGTATTTAGTTCAAACTCCCGATAAGTATATTGCTTGGGTCGATAAAGCGGCACTGAATCTTCGAACTAAAGATGAAATGGATTTTTGGAGGAATTCGAATAGAGTGGTTTTTCTTCCCGATTTTAAACTTGCAAAAGATAAGGAAGGAAAACAAACCGTGACCGACTTGGTTGCTGGATCTATTTTACAAATAGAAAGTAAATCAAAAGAATTCTATAATCTGATATTGCCTGACTACAGAAAAATTAAAGTTAAAAAATCGTATTGTGTAGATTTTAACAAATGGAAAACCACAGAAATTAAGAATGCTGTAATTTTAACAAATACAGCTAGAGAATTTATGGGACGACCATATTTATGGGGAGGTACCTCTTCAAAGGGTGTTGATTGCAGTGGTTTTGTAAAGTCAGTTTACTTTATGAATGGTATAATTTTAGCACGAGATGCTTCTCTTCAGTTTCTTCATGGTCAGACTATTCTACCTAGTCAGGGATATGCGGATTTAAGAGAAGGTGATTTAGTGTTTTTTGGTAGAAAGGCTACCGAAGTATCATCCCAAAAAGTTACTCATGTAGGAATGTATATGAAGGATGGTGAATTTATTCATTCTGCAGGTCGTGTTAAGATTAATAGTTTTGATCCGAAAGCCGATAATTTCAGTAATTATAGAACTGTGAGTTGGTTGGGAGGGCGAAGAGTGTTAAATAGGATTGGTGAAGAGGGAATAGTTCGAGTGTCTAATCACCCATGGTATTAA
- a CDS encoding sodium:solute symporter, whose protein sequence is MNTWIVFGVVFGYFALLMLVSWLTSRNSSNETFFTGNRRSPWYLVAFGMIGASLSGVTFISVPGEVGNTAWSYFQFVLGNLVGYWVVAKVLIPLYYKLKLVSIYAYLNQRFGFRTYKTGSFFFLVSQTIGASFRLFLVAGVLQLAFFNAFNIPFWATVLITIILIWCYTFRGGIKTIVWTDTFQTLFMLGSVIITIIVIANRLDYNALDMVYNIGEHEYSKIFSWDWQSPQNFFKQFLAGIAVVIVMNGLDQNMMQKNLTCKNTKEAQKNVYYFSFSFVLANILFLSLGVLLYVFAQQQGISLPTKSDDMYAFLALNHFGLLAGIVFLLGITAAAYSSADSALTALTTSFCVDFLGGDITKRKRLLIHLMFSAIMFFVIVLFDILNNDSVVTAVFKVAGYTYGPLLGLFAFGMGNTRLVHDKWVPVVCVLSPVLTYLLNCYSVELLWGYRFGFELLIANGLITFFGLWIVSYPSKSKK, encoded by the coding sequence ATGAATACATGGATTGTTTTTGGAGTAGTTTTTGGCTACTTCGCACTATTGATGCTTGTCTCGTGGTTAACATCACGAAATAGCAGTAATGAGACTTTTTTTACAGGGAATAGACGATCGCCATGGTATTTGGTAGCTTTTGGGATGATTGGAGCATCCTTATCTGGTGTTACTTTTATATCAGTTCCAGGTGAGGTTGGAAATACGGCTTGGAGTTATTTTCAATTTGTGTTGGGGAATTTAGTTGGATATTGGGTGGTAGCCAAAGTGTTAATTCCGCTCTACTATAAATTAAAATTGGTTTCGATTTATGCCTACTTAAATCAAAGGTTTGGTTTTAGAACCTATAAAACAGGATCTTTTTTCTTTTTAGTATCTCAAACTATTGGTGCATCTTTTCGTTTGTTTCTGGTTGCAGGAGTTTTACAATTGGCTTTTTTTAATGCTTTTAATATTCCTTTTTGGGCTACCGTATTAATTACCATTATATTGATTTGGTGCTATACTTTTCGTGGAGGAATTAAAACAATTGTTTGGACAGATACATTTCAGACTTTATTTATGCTGGGATCTGTTATTATAACAATTATTGTGATTGCAAACAGGTTAGACTATAATGCTTTAGATATGGTTTATAATATTGGGGAACATGAATATTCAAAGATATTTAGTTGGGATTGGCAGTCGCCACAAAATTTCTTTAAACAATTTTTAGCAGGAATAGCTGTTGTGATTGTTATGAATGGTTTGGATCAAAATATGATGCAAAAAAATCTAACCTGTAAGAATACTAAGGAAGCTCAAAAGAATGTATACTATTTTAGTTTTTCTTTTGTGCTTGCTAATATTTTGTTTTTATCATTAGGTGTTTTGTTATATGTTTTTGCTCAGCAACAAGGAATATCATTGCCAACTAAAAGTGATGACATGTATGCTTTTTTAGCTTTAAATCATTTTGGTTTATTGGCAGGAATTGTATTTCTTCTTGGGATAACTGCTGCCGCATACTCTAGTGCGGATTCAGCATTAACAGCATTAACAACATCCTTTTGTGTTGATTTCTTAGGAGGAGATATTACGAAAAGAAAAAGACTTTTGATTCATTTGATGTTTTCGGCTATCATGTTTTTTGTAATTGTATTATTTGATATTTTAAATAATGATAGTGTAGTAACAGCAGTTTTTAAAGTTGCAGGTTATACTTATGGACCTTTATTGGGATTATTTGCATTTGGTATGGGAAATACGAGATTGGTTCATGATAAATGGGTTCCAGTTGTTTGTGTTTTATCTCCTGTTTTAACTTATTTACTCAATTGCTATTCTGTTGAATTGTTGTGGGGGTATCGGTTTGGTTTCGAGCTTCTTATTGCAAATGGATTAATAACTTTTTTTGGTTTATGGATTGTTTCATACCCATCAAAAAGTAAGAAATAA
- a CDS encoding family 10 glycosylhydrolase, with the protein MKRIIATTLLIVISLFVFAKKKSPKREMRAVWIATVDNIDWPSKSGLSVEEQKKELIAHLDQHKKNNMNTIIFQIRPATDALYISPYEPWSQWLTGEQGKAPDPLYDPLQFAVEECHKRAMELHAWMNPYRAVFLYKNAKTDPNHITNIRPELFLTYGKHKYFNPGLPETRDYVSKIVGDVVRRYDVDAIHFDDYFYPYKIKEEVFPDSLCFANHGGNFYPNQIDDWRRENVNRVIKQINDTIKSIKPWMPFGISPFGVWRNKSVDRKGSRTQAGQTNYDDLYADVLLWLKNDWIDYVAPQIYWHIGKKVANYRTIAKWWNRNSYGKPCYIGQGVYRLNSESRVKAWQSSDEIITQLRFNRKLKRVDGSMFFSSKSFTNNLLGINEKLQSQIYQKPTLLPECNTITPIQLSAPRIITLSNGCLKWEEVKGAKCYVVYVFDKNEKIRLNKANTILSITSQSKLKLDKGFQNYKYVVTTLSRTNTESSASGPFELK; encoded by the coding sequence ATGAAGAGAATAATTGCAACTACACTATTGATAGTGATAAGTCTTTTTGTGTTTGCCAAAAAGAAATCACCTAAAAGAGAAATGCGTGCGGTTTGGATTGCGACGGTTGATAATATCGACTGGCCATCGAAATCGGGATTGAGTGTTGAGGAACAAAAGAAGGAGTTGATCGCTCATTTGGATCAGCACAAGAAAAATAATATGAATACCATTATTTTTCAGATTCGGCCGGCTACTGATGCATTATACATTTCGCCTTATGAGCCTTGGTCGCAATGGTTAACTGGCGAACAAGGAAAAGCGCCGGATCCACTTTACGATCCATTGCAATTTGCTGTTGAAGAGTGTCACAAAAGGGCAATGGAATTGCATGCCTGGATGAATCCTTACCGAGCTGTTTTCTTATATAAGAATGCTAAAACAGACCCGAATCACATTACCAATATCCGACCAGAACTATTCCTGACTTATGGAAAGCACAAGTATTTTAACCCTGGATTACCGGAAACCAGAGATTATGTGTCCAAAATAGTAGGTGATGTTGTGCGCAGATATGATGTTGATGCCATTCATTTCGATGATTATTTTTATCCTTATAAAATAAAAGAAGAAGTATTTCCAGATTCTTTATGTTTTGCTAATCATGGTGGCAATTTTTATCCAAATCAAATTGATGATTGGAGAAGAGAAAATGTAAATCGGGTGATCAAACAAATAAACGATACCATTAAATCGATAAAGCCATGGATGCCATTTGGAATATCGCCTTTTGGAGTCTGGAGAAATAAGAGTGTGGATAGGAAAGGTTCTCGAACTCAGGCTGGGCAAACCAATTATGACGATTTGTATGCTGATGTTTTGTTATGGCTAAAGAATGACTGGATTGATTATGTAGCTCCCCAAATTTACTGGCACATTGGTAAAAAGGTTGCCAATTATCGAACAATTGCTAAATGGTGGAATAGAAATTCGTATGGAAAGCCCTGTTATATTGGTCAGGGAGTATATAGGTTGAATTCTGAATCGAGAGTGAAAGCTTGGCAAAGTTCTGATGAGATAATTACACAATTAAGATTCAATAGAAAGTTGAAACGAGTTGATGGTAGCATGTTTTTCTCATCAAAATCATTTACGAATAATCTTTTAGGAATAAATGAGAAGTTGCAATCTCAAATCTATCAGAAACCAACATTATTACCCGAATGCAATACAATAACTCCAATCCAATTGTCTGCTCCTCGTATAATTACTTTAAGTAATGGGTGCTTAAAATGGGAGGAAGTAAAAGGTGCAAAATGTTATGTCGTTTATGTATTTGATAAAAATGAAAAAATAAGACTTAATAAAGCAAATACTATTCTTTCAATAACTTCTCAGTCTAAATTAAAATTGGATAAAGGGTTTCAAAATTATAAGTATGTAGTAACCACTTTAAGTAGAACAAATACAGAAAGTAGTGCAAGTGGACCTTTCGAATTAAAATAA
- a CDS encoding anhydro-N-acetylmuramic acid kinase: MSKYIGVMSGTSLDGVDAVLVSIKSNNIKVLESISHDFPSDLVVDLRNLLETGIVSLQKLGEINHRLGLVYANCVNDLILKAETNSDQVKAIGCHGQTVFHDPRSKYPFSMQLGDGNVLAAKTGVDTIMDFRGMDIAFGGEGAPLTPAFHQKIFKAQNENRVILNLGGIANVTVLNEYKVLGFDSGPANCLIDLWIQNELGEKFDKNGDWARSGNIHTELLDQLMDEDYFKLEAPKSTGKELFNLNWIKKKLVDFPNISSIDVQATITELTAKTIAEAINFYASNIEAIYICGGGAFNLYLLERLSHYMPKIKITTTSDLGIPEQLVESVAFAWLAYQRVNGLPGNLPSVTGSANTATLGCVYKV; this comes from the coding sequence ATGAGTAAGTATATAGGTGTGATGTCGGGTACCAGTTTGGATGGTGTTGATGCTGTATTGGTTTCGATAAAGAGTAATAATATTAAGGTGCTAGAGAGTATTTCTCATGATTTTCCATCTGATTTGGTTGTTGATTTAAGGAATTTACTGGAAACGGGAATTGTTTCGTTGCAAAAGCTCGGGGAAATAAATCACCGTTTGGGTTTGGTTTATGCCAATTGTGTAAATGATTTAATTTTAAAGGCTGAAACCAATTCTGATCAAGTAAAAGCAATAGGTTGTCATGGGCAAACCGTTTTTCATGATCCCAGATCTAAGTATCCTTTTTCTATGCAGCTTGGAGATGGAAATGTGTTGGCCGCAAAAACTGGAGTTGATACGATTATGGATTTTAGAGGAATGGATATCGCTTTTGGTGGAGAGGGAGCACCACTCACTCCTGCATTTCATCAAAAAATTTTCAAAGCCCAAAACGAAAATAGAGTGATTTTAAACTTAGGAGGAATTGCTAATGTAACGGTTTTAAATGAATATAAAGTTTTAGGATTTGATTCCGGGCCAGCAAATTGTTTAATCGATTTATGGATACAGAATGAATTAGGAGAAAAGTTCGATAAAAATGGCGATTGGGCTCGATCAGGAAATATTCATACTGAATTGTTAGATCAACTAATGGATGAAGATTATTTTAAACTTGAAGCTCCTAAGAGTACAGGCAAAGAACTGTTCAATCTTAATTGGATTAAGAAAAAATTAGTTGATTTTCCAAACATTTCTAGTATAGACGTTCAAGCTACAATTACAGAATTAACTGCTAAGACTATTGCTGAGGCAATTAATTTTTATGCTTCTAATATCGAGGCAATATATATTTGTGGAGGTGGAGCTTTTAATTTGTATTTGTTGGAGAGGTTAAGTCACTATATGCCCAAAATAAAAATAACTACAACTTCTGATTTGGGTATTCCCGAACAGTTGGTTGAATCTGTTGCATTTGCATGGTTGGCTTATCAGAGGGTTAATGGGTTGCCAGGTAATTTACCAAGTGTGACAGGATCAGCTAATACAGCTACTCTTGGGTGTGTTTATAAGGTATAG